In Physeter macrocephalus isolate SW-GA chromosome 2, ASM283717v5, whole genome shotgun sequence, a single window of DNA contains:
- the SMIM44 gene encoding small integral membrane protein 44: MPALAVEEGMEGWSPALPLYEEYRPPPLDTIRLPRYALYLLLAAFLVVAVAYAIVGHLIKDLAHDLADWAFGPKPDQEDGPRELPESPEGEDLEELDLQLALAWRVDEDAARGGEGAPAEAPARPCHHPSIAFKDPAARSSLWKLG, translated from the exons ATGCCAGCGCTGGCAGTagaggaggggatggagggcTGGAGCCCGGCCCTGCCACTCTACGAGGAGTACCGCCCGCCGCCGCTGGACACCATCCGCCTCCCCAGGTACGCGCTGTACCTGCTTCTGGCTGCGTTCCTGGTCGTGGCCGTGGCCTATGCCATTGTCGGGCATCTCATCAAGGACCTCGCCCACGACCTGGCCG ACTGGGCATTCGGCCCGAAGCCGGACCAGGAGGATGGCCCCCGGGAGCTGCCCGAGAGCCCCGAGGGCGAGGATCTGGAGGAGCTGGACCTGCAGCTGGCGCTGGCCTGGCGGGTTGACGAGGACGCCGCTCGGGGCGGCGAGGGGGCCCCCGCAGAAGCCCCCGCCCGGCCCTGCCACCACCCCTCCATCGCCTTCAAAGACCCAGCAGCCCGAAGCTCCCTCTGGAAGCTGGGCTGA